The window ACGGCCTGAACCATTTTTACGCATTTTTCAGCAAGAATGCGGGTATCCTTGAATATGGTCATGGTCTGCTTGCCGGACTGAATGTTCTTAACGGCCATCAGTTCGGCATCCTGACCGGTAATGAGAGGCCATTTTGTGCCGACCTTGTAGCCTGCGCCTTCCAGTGCGGCCGCGATGCCGTAGGAAATTCCGTCAAACGGGCTCAGAACAATATCGACGTCTTTGCCTGTGCTGTAGTATCCGGAAAGAATGTCTTCCATGCGCTTCTGCGCTGTTTCTTGTGACCAGCGAAGGGTGCAGATCGTATCAAATTTTGTTTGTTTGGAAACGACGACCAGCTTGCCGTTGTCTATGTATTTCTGCAATACTTCCATGGCGCCCGTATTGAGGAAATGTGCGTTGTTGTCGTCCGGGGAACCAGCGAACAGCTCAATATTGAACGGTCCTTTGCCTTCTGCCAGCCCCATTTTTTCTTCTATGTATTTGCCGATTGCCGTGCCGACACCTTTGTTGTCAAATGTCGCATAATAGGAGACGGCGTCCGTGTCCATCAAGAGACGATCATAGGCGATCACCGGGATGCCGTTTGACTTCGCCTGCGCGAGAACATTTACCAGAGCGCTGGAGTCGATGGATGCGATGACCAGACAGCTTGCGCCGCTTGTGATCATATTCTCAATCTGAGAAACCTGAGCCTGCACGTCATCTTCCGCGTACTGCAGGTCGACCTCGTACCCAAGAGCTTCCAACTTGTCTTTCATATTGTTGCCGTCTTGAATCCAGCGCTGCGAAGACTGAGTTGGCATTGCAACGCCAACTTTTTTACCATTGCTTGCTGCTTTTGCCGTGGAGGCCGTTGATTCTGTGGGGGCGGCCGCCTGGGAACCTGCCGATGCTCCAGTGGTTGTTGTTGAGCTGCACGCCACTGCCGACAGCAGCATACAGACTCCGAGCACAATTGCGATGAACTTATTGAACCTCTTCATTTCTCTTCTCTCCTTTTGTTTGTTGTGGACAACTTATACTGATA of the uncultured Caproiciproducens sp. genome contains:
- the chvE gene encoding multiple monosaccharide ABC transporter substrate-binding protein — protein: MKRFNKFIAIVLGVCMLLSAVACSSTTTTGASAGSQAAAPTESTASTAKAASNGKKVGVAMPTQSSQRWIQDGNNMKDKLEALGYEVDLQYAEDDVQAQVSQIENMITSGASCLVIASIDSSALVNVLAQAKSNGIPVIAYDRLLMDTDAVSYYATFDNKGVGTAIGKYIEEKMGLAEGKGPFNIELFAGSPDDNNAHFLNTGAMEVLQKYIDNGKLVVVSKQTKFDTICTLRWSQETAQKRMEDILSGYYSTGKDVDIVLSPFDGISYGIAAALEGAGYKVGTKWPLITGQDAELMAVKNIQSGKQTMTIFKDTRILAEKCVKMVQAVLEGTEPEINDKKSYNNNKLVVPSYLCTPVPVDKDNITTALIDTGYYKADQLK